TCATGAGGATATCAAACTTGGCGAAGTCTTCAACCACCTGGTCATGGTAGCAGCAAGTAAAGCTGAGATGAATATTACTACTCGTGAAGGAGTTGAAGTAGAAGAACAATTACATAAAACAAACCTCAGCCTTGGCGCGAACGATTTCAACAAGTTCATATGGGAGAAGGGAATTCGACCTCTGCTGGATTGATTTCACAGCATGGCTTGCAGCATCTTTGACTACAGGATCATGCACAGGCACATCACGCCATCCAGGCTCATGTCCACCTGAAATTGGTTTGAGTTCAATACAACAAGTACTTGACAAGACCATATTACGGGAAGCTAAACTATATAAGACCTAACATGTACCACAAGTTCATGTCTACTATTACCATCCATATCATATGCAACATCTGATATTCAATGACTTCCTAATTTAACCACTTGGCATCAGGTTTTATCTTGTTCCCTGTTACAAGTCTCGAGCAGAAAAAGTGAACATGCCAAAGAAGAAAATAGGCTGGTATGACATTCGATGCCACTTCAGAAAGAATATGTGAAGTTCTTACAGAAAGAAGCGTCATACAGTTAGAACATGTCTTTTCTCAATAACACTTCTTTACCCCTACCCCCCTCTGCTCACATGGTTAGATTAGATGTCGCAATTACACTATCGGAAATAGGGAGAATGTAACAACGAAATTGCTTCACACACGACACTACTCGCACAATCTGCAGACGATAGCATCAGCAAGGAAAAAAACAATTCCTCTCCTGCCTGCAGCTTTGCTGTTGGCGCTGCGATCGTGCATGCATCGGCCGCAATATATCGGGTGTATAGCAGCGTTCATGTAACAAATTACTTGAATAATTTGGACAAATGCCGAGATAGTGTGCAACATCCAGTTATCCACTTTTACTTCTTCTAAAATCAGTTCGTGTATCAGGTTACATGAACAGAACGCCTTTACTGTCAGAAAGTAGGAACATTGTTTCAATGCTGGGGTGAACTACAAACTGGTATGAACACTTGCCAAGTCGTGGCAAATATTTACACTTATGTGAGCTAATacttgaatttcatttggaaatcaAGATGTGCTGATGTGAACATAACACTACCTAACCTCATCATGATAGTCAAACTACTACATTGGCAACATACGATTTTCTACCATATGAAAGTAACTATGAAAATAACAACTTGTGTGCCTGCATTTGAACCAAATGTCCTGATCATCAGAATTATGTTCATTTTGATGAACTCAACAGGTCGACAGCACTTCGTAGACCACACCAGTGGCGGAGACAAGCCCCAGGCTGCCCGGGCGGCGGCCTGGGTCGTGAGGCTTGGCTCCTTTGTTTACTGTAGCAGATTTTACACTGTTTAATACTGTACCAAGTGATTGGCCTGGGGCTTGCCCGGGTCGTGGCTTGATCCTAGCTCCGCCACTGGACCACACATCAGCTGTCCAATTTCGACGAACAATTATAGCCGTCTAACTAACTCCCAATCCAGAAATTAGTGATGAAGTTAGTTCATGTTATGTATGCTTTGGGCTAATATTATGGATGGTCATCATCATTGGTACGTAAACCATCTTCACAAACTCACCTAATATTATGGCCTTCtctttaatgcacaattgacatgAGCTGGAGCAGTCTAGTGATTTTGTTCTATTGTTTGATTATCAGTTGAAGCTCCAAGGATACTATCATAAAGTAAGACTGAACCTATGAAGGAAACATGTTTGTTGGATAAGCCTACAAATCCCAAATACTAGAGCAGCTCAAATTCTCGTGCCAAAAATTGATTCCAAGCTATCCCCACAACCCTATTTGGGTGATCTGGAACAGTGATTTTGAATGAAACCACCTGAACGAATACACATGTAGTTCGCAAGGAGGGCATATCCAATACCAGGCAAATAGGCATTTCTACAAACACCTACGACTCGCCGCATCACAAGTATCTTAATAAATAACACATATACAGGAATAACACAAGCAACAGCAAGCAACGGACAGATCGCACCGATGAAACCAACGGGAGCGTACCTCTCTTGGCGCCGAGGTCGGAGATGGTGAAGGAGGTGGCGTCCCCGGTGTGGCGGAACTCCTGCAGCTCCTTGAAGTCGAGCCACGGCTTGACCCAGACCTTGGCCTCGTACACCTTCTTCCGCCCGGCCTCAAGCGCCTCAAGCGTGAGGTGGTGCAGCGTGCCGGCCACCGTCTGCTCCTTGGCCTCCACGACCCGCACGAACTCCAGCAGCGCGTTCTGCAGcgccaccacacacacacacacaactcacATATGAGTACCCAAATCGACCGCGCCAGTTCATCACAGCAGCAAAAATAGCAGACCATCCGAGGAGGGGAGAGAAAGGGGAGGATGAGTAGTCAAATCGCGTCACCTCGCGCTTGTTGTGCTCGTCGACGGCGAAGCGGGCGAGGCCGTCGGTCTCGAGGCTGTTGGCCGCGGCGGGGTTCTCGCTCTTGCCGCCGAGGACGTGGCTGGCCATGGCTCCGATGGCGAGGGAGGCGGAgccgacgaggaagaggagggcTAGAGCGGCGAGGAGGGCAACGGGAGCGGAGGAGGCGGGCCGCGTCGCAGCAACGCGCATGCTCTGCCGGAGGAGTCCTTTGCGGTTTCGCTTTGCTTCGTGATGACTGCGTGTGCGTGGGTGGGGTTTGGATTCTGCACCGAGGAAGGGAGAAGGAACCGAAGTAAGCAACGCAAGGGGCGTGGAGTCGGGGTCTCGTCCCTCCCTCCCGTCGGCGCGGGTCAGGTCGGTTGCGGTTGCGGGACGTGTCGCGACGCGTGGAGGCTAGGCACGGGATCCACGAATGGACGGTGCCAGCACGTTGCTTAGGATGTAAGCGATGAAGGAATTAAAATCGCTTTTGCTGGTAGGCCGGAGTAGCCGGGCCAGCGTTTTTGGCAAATTTTCTTGCAAACCGCTACAAATTTAACATCAGTTTTCCTAAAAAGTAATTAACGTCAGATATTTAGGTGTGGCCGTATGGGAAACGTTTGTATTCACTCGGCTGATCTTTCGATGCGCGTCAACCGCCTCTGTGGGCGTTCGATCTGTTTTGATTGACGGCCAGGAGCCATCCTCATCTACTTCACGTTCTTGCAACTCCACCCATATTTTAGAAGCACTTCTGCATCTCAGCACTTGCTACAGACGGACTACATGGCCACCTACACGTGTGCTTGCCCGTGCTCGCCAACGGCCCCTTCGACAACCGTCGTTCGCGGGCGAGGGAGGCCTTCGCCGTCCCAATTCCATCCCTCATCTTTTCTTTCGCAGCCTCACTTGTTGTCGCCCGGGCAGCCGGCCGCCCTACCGCTCACATCCCCGTGCCCTGTATCTAGATCGGGATCGCCAAGCCACCACCCGACGTCGGCGAAAGTGCCTGAGACCCGCGCAACCCAATTGTCGTTTCAGTGGCCCGCGGTGCAGCGCATGGCCTCTTCGTCGATGATGTAGGTGTCGGGGGAGCCCTCCCTGCTGATCCGTCCCGGCCCCATGCGGCAATTTTTCTGAAACAAAGTCATTGTTGCAATAGTTGTTTTTGAAACAAAACTCTTGTTGCAAAGAAGGGACCCATAGGGAGAGATGCTTTTGCAACGTCACCAATGTTTCCGAAACAAAACTCTTGTTGCAATAGTCGCCCATGTGTTTCTGAAACAAAGCCATTGTTACAATAGTTACCGGTGTTTCCGAAACAATACCCTTGTTGCAAAGATAACCTAGGTATGGTATAAATCTGTTGAGATTTTAGGCATCGCAAATCTGATGCCTAAGAATGGGAAATTACATTATTGCGAGCATGGCACGCCGGGCCAGCTTCTTCTCTTTTTGGCAAATTTTCTTGCAAATCGCTACAAATTTAACGTCAATTTTTCTAAAAATAATAATTAACGTCAGATATTTAGGTATGGTATAAATCTGTTGAGATTTTAGGCATCGCAAATCTGATGCCTAAGAAAGGGAAATTACATTATTGTGAGCATGGCACGTCGAGCCAGCTTCTTCTTTTTTTGGCAAATTTTCTTGCAAATCGCTATAAATTTAACGTCagtttttctaaaaaaataataataaacgTCACATATTTAGGTATGGTATAAATCTGTTGAGATTTTAGGCATCCCAAATCTGATGCCTAAGAATGGGAAATTACATTATTGCGAGCATGACAATTTTCACCAGCAAACACGTTAAGTCCTTGTTAGGTTTAAAAATATGACATTAGATTTATCATGCTTAAAAATATGATGTCAAACCGATATGTCATTATGATCCGTAAGTACGTGAGAAACCAAAATACTCTTTTTACATAAACAACCAAAAATACATTAAAAATACATTGAAGCTTATAAGAGACATGTGTGTGAAGCAATCGCACGAGTCAGTACTAACAACTGGCTATGCAACATCCCTAAAAAGAACTTGCATTGCAACAAGGGACGTGAATGTCACACATGTATACACACATGTTTGTCACCTGACAAAGTAGCGGATCATGTCTTCATCCCACCGCTTACCAACTCCGCGACAACCGCCGCCGACGAATTGCAGGAGCTGATTGCCACAAATGACACAGGCAAAAACCATAGCCAAGGCCTCGACTTGCTCCAGGAACTAGATGCTAAGGTTGAACATGCCGCAGAATatattttttttgaaagaaaAGGTAGAGATAGTCTACCTTGTGCATTCAAAACGGGGTAAACCCGAAAGGCCAAAGGCCGATTACATGAAGGTGGTGAAAACGTGCACTGAGAGTGCAGCAGGCCACCACCAAGCCAGTTAAGAAGAGGTTACATGAGGCGGAGGGGGGGTTGAGGGAAGCAGTGCTAGGGAGTTACAAGAAAGTCGGCCCAACCTAAAAGTGTGCAGCGATCATCCGCCACTCTGGCACGCGAGCTCCATAGTCTAAGAAGATCAGAAACCTCGTGGAGTGCACGTGTGGCATGCCAGTTGTCCTTGTCGAAGACCCGATCATTCCATGCCCTCCATAATCCAACAACGCCCGCCGCGAGCAAAACATTCCAAAGCTTCCCATAAGAATCAGCTGATGCGCGACAGCATAAGAAATCTTTCAGTGAAGATGCCGTAGTGGCAGGTGTAAGAAGTCCCGCCTTACCCCACACTTTGTCCGCGAGCTTACATCGCAGGACGATATGATCAATGCTTTCCACTGCTGGGCAGACATCACAACCATTATGTGGCGCAATGGCCGTCCAATGCTTGTTCATCATGTTATCCTTGGTGTTTAGTCTACCTTTGAGAGCGATCCATAGAAACACTCTGTGCTTACGGGGTATGATAGGATCCCAAATGTTTGGGGCCAGTTGGCACTCCACACCTCTGAAGGCAAGTAGATCAGAGAAGTATTTGGTCGAAAGCTTTCCATTCGTCGCCGTAGGTGTTCTGGTATCCCCCTAGAAGGGTCTGGTTGCACAGAATGCAGGAAGCCAAGCAAGGTTCCAAGCTCTGTTGAGGCGGTGTTGGATAAGTTGGGGTGCAAATGAAGTGTCCATTGTCCTTCTCTGAATTGCGAAACCACCGTGCAGTGCTTGGAGGAGGCGAAGGAGAATAGCACAGGAAAAGCAAACCGTAGCCTGCCACATTGAAGCCAGTGGTCAAACCAGAAGGAGATCCGGGTGAAGTCACCCAGCTTACATTGTGTCGAGTGAAGAACAAGGTGCAGCGATGATTTCAAGCATTTCCACATGGTGGTATCTCTGCTATGCCGGAGAGCTGCGATCTCCTTCTGACAGTACTGTGTGACGAACCAAGTAAAGCATGGGACTTCGTTGTGTTGTAGAATGTTAGTCATGAGCTTGCATATCATTGCCATGTTATGTGCCCTGAGGTCTCTAATTCCCAAGCCTCCA
The Aegilops tauschii subsp. strangulata cultivar AL8/78 chromosome 3, Aet v6.0, whole genome shotgun sequence genome window above contains:
- the LOC109777479 gene encoding cysteine proteinase inhibitor 12; amino-acid sequence: MRVAATRPASSAPVALLAALALLFLVGSASLAIGAMASHVLGGKSENPAAANSLETDGLARFAVDEHNKRENALLEFVRVVEAKEQTVAGTLHHLTLEALEAGRKKVYEAKVWVKPWLDFKELQEFRHTGDATSFTISDLGAKRGGHEPGWRDVPVHDPVVKDAASHAVKSIQQRSNSLLPYELVEIVRAKAEVVEDFAKFDILMKLKRGTKEEKMKAEVHKNLEGAFVLNQMQPEHDESSSQ